One window from the genome of Dyadobacter sp. CECT 9275 encodes:
- a CDS encoding xylulokinase, with amino-acid sequence MYFLGFDLGSSSVKACLLNAETGQAVASAFFPEKEMAIASPKSGYAEQQPDLWWENACLAAKAVMQKSGVSPDAVGAIGISYQMHGLVVVDKDLNVLRPSIIWCDSRAVEVGNKAMEALGEAYVLPHLLNSPGNFTASKLAWVKQNEPDVFAKVYKFMLPGDYLAARMTGDIVTTPSGLSEGIFWDFVGEKPAAFLFDYFGFSPDLLPEVLPSFSEQGRLTAEAASVLGLKARIPITYRAGDQPNNAFSLNVLEPGEVAATAGTSGVVYGVSEQIKFDPQSRVNTFLHVNPIADAARYGVLLCVNGTGSLNGWLRNILLQGSLSYPDMNQIGSQAPVGSDGLLCYPFGNGAERMLENRDPGATFQGLQFSRHGLSHWTRAAQEGIVFALYYGMEIMETVGVSLKNIRAGEANMFLSPVFRETFANVSGASVELYNTDGAQGAARAAGFGLGYYKTREEAFVGLSAVKTIEPDTQLIDATRNAYADWKAAMPE; translated from the coding sequence ATGTATTTCTTAGGATTTGATTTAGGCAGTTCTTCTGTAAAGGCATGTTTACTGAATGCCGAAACTGGTCAGGCAGTTGCCTCGGCATTTTTTCCTGAAAAAGAAATGGCCATCGCCTCTCCCAAGTCCGGTTATGCTGAGCAGCAACCTGACCTCTGGTGGGAAAATGCCTGCCTGGCTGCCAAGGCCGTCATGCAAAAATCGGGTGTTTCGCCGGATGCGGTAGGTGCAATAGGTATCTCGTATCAGATGCATGGGCTGGTTGTGGTCGACAAGGACCTGAATGTGCTGCGGCCGTCGATCATCTGGTGTGACAGCCGGGCAGTTGAAGTGGGTAACAAGGCCATGGAAGCTTTGGGTGAAGCGTATGTTCTGCCGCACCTGCTCAATTCTCCAGGAAATTTTACTGCTTCCAAGCTGGCCTGGGTAAAACAAAACGAGCCTGATGTTTTTGCCAAAGTTTATAAATTCATGTTGCCGGGAGATTACCTGGCGGCGCGGATGACCGGGGATATCGTAACAACACCATCCGGGTTGTCCGAAGGGATTTTCTGGGATTTTGTTGGTGAAAAACCCGCTGCTTTTCTTTTTGATTATTTTGGCTTTTCACCCGATCTGCTTCCGGAGGTATTGCCGTCGTTTTCGGAGCAGGGAAGACTTACCGCCGAGGCTGCGTCCGTACTGGGGCTCAAGGCAAGGATACCCATTACATACCGTGCAGGTGATCAGCCCAATAATGCTTTTTCGCTTAATGTACTGGAGCCGGGCGAGGTGGCGGCAACTGCTGGTACTTCAGGTGTGGTGTACGGGGTAAGCGAACAAATCAAATTTGACCCACAGTCCCGCGTGAATACTTTTCTCCACGTAAACCCGATCGCCGACGCAGCCCGTTATGGGGTATTACTTTGTGTTAACGGTACGGGAAGTCTCAACGGCTGGCTAAGGAATATTCTTTTACAGGGAAGCCTGTCTTACCCTGATATGAACCAGATAGGCTCACAAGCCCCGGTTGGTTCCGACGGGCTGTTATGTTATCCTTTCGGAAACGGAGCGGAACGGATGCTGGAAAACCGTGATCCAGGGGCTACTTTCCAGGGGTTACAGTTCAGCAGGCACGGATTGAGCCATTGGACGCGTGCAGCTCAGGAGGGGATTGTTTTCGCCCTTTATTATGGAATGGAAATTATGGAGACGGTCGGGGTATCTCTCAAAAATATCCGTGCCGGGGAAGCCAATATGTTTTTAAGCCCGGTTTTCAGGGAAACATTTGCCAATGTTTCGGGGGCCAGTGTAGAGTTATACAATACCGATGGCGCGCAGGGTGCGGCCAGGGCGGCCGGTTTTGGACTCGGCTATTATAAAACCAGGGAAGAGGCGTTTGTAGGCCTGTCCGCCGTTAAAACCATTGAGCCGGACACACAGCTGATTGACGCTACCCGTAATGCTTATGCCGACTGGAAAGCTGCAATGCCCGAATAG
- a CDS encoding single-stranded DNA-binding protein, translated as MNAVKLIGNVGREINVKDFGTGKVATFSLATNETYLNKNKEEVKNTAWHNIVAWGQLAERCEKFLERGKMVSVEGRLSYRQYQNKENQTVRMVEIVAFKVEEAKKTQDSKA; from the coding sequence ATGAACGCAGTTAAATTAATCGGAAACGTGGGACGCGAAATTAATGTGAAAGATTTCGGTACCGGTAAAGTGGCAACCTTTTCTCTGGCCACCAATGAAACCTATTTAAACAAAAACAAAGAAGAGGTAAAAAACACAGCCTGGCACAATATCGTAGCCTGGGGCCAGCTGGCCGAACGCTGCGAAAAGTTTCTTGAGAGAGGGAAAATGGTATCTGTTGAAGGGAGGCTCAGCTACAGGCAGTATCAGAACAAAGAGAATCAGACGGTGCGTATGGTCGAAATCGTAGCCTTCAAAGTGGAGGAAGCAAAAAAAACGCAGGATTCAAAAGCATGA